The stretch of DNA AATGTATCCAATATCGAGCAAAAACTTCGAAAATCGCAGTTATTTGTTATCTCGTCCGATCATGAGGGAATTCCAAACGCGTTACTCGAAGCGTTGGCTGTAGGATTGCCGTGTGTTACAACTGAATTTACAGGTGGAGGATGCGGCGAATGTATCAACAACAATATTAACGGCCTTATTGTGCCGGTCGGCGACGTTACGGCTTTGGCGGAAGCGATGCTCAAGATTTTGCGAGACGAGGAGTTTGCCGCACGTTTGAGTCAAAACGCGAAATTAACTAGTCTTAGGAGATATTACCCGGATGTTATATTCGAAAAATGGGAATCATGCATTTTATCCGTGACGAAGAGAAAAGTAGAAGATTCATAATGC from Synergistaceae bacterium encodes:
- a CDS encoding glycosyltransferase produces the protein NVSNIEQKLRKSQLFVISSDHEGIPNALLEALAVGLPCVTTEFTGGGCGECINNNINGLIVPVGDVTALAEAMLKILRDEEFAARLSQNAKLTSLRRYYPDVIFEKWESCILSVTKRKVEDS